A genomic stretch from Rhodomicrobium vannielii ATCC 17100 includes:
- the fmt gene encoding methionyl-tRNA formyltransferase yields the protein MVLRVVFMGTPDFSVPTLSEIVAAGHDVVGVYTQPPRPAGRGMEPKKSPVHAFAEEAGLHVFTPKSLKKAEAQAEFAALGADVAVVVAYGLILPKPVLAAPPLGCLNLHASLLPRWRGAAPIQRAIIAGDAETGVMVMKMEEGLDTGPIALADRISIGADATAGEIHDHLSLMGAPLMLNALDRLPRGELAFTPQPEEGVTYAAKISKDETRIDWSRPGPEVHDKIRGLSPYPGAWFEALLGGKCERVKVLRSVLVPGKGDPGQLLDGHLTVACGSQAVRLTRVQRAGKRAVGGDEFLRGFPLGRGTQFE from the coding sequence ATGGTTCTGCGCGTCGTATTCATGGGGACGCCAGACTTTTCCGTCCCCACCCTCAGCGAAATCGTAGCGGCCGGGCATGACGTCGTCGGCGTGTACACGCAGCCGCCGAGACCGGCCGGGCGCGGCATGGAGCCGAAAAAATCGCCCGTCCACGCTTTCGCTGAAGAAGCCGGGTTGCATGTCTTCACGCCTAAATCGTTGAAAAAAGCCGAGGCGCAAGCCGAGTTCGCGGCGCTGGGCGCTGACGTGGCCGTGGTCGTCGCCTATGGGCTGATCCTGCCGAAGCCGGTACTCGCCGCGCCGCCGCTCGGCTGTCTCAACCTTCACGCATCGCTCCTGCCGCGATGGCGCGGCGCCGCGCCCATTCAGCGCGCGATCATCGCGGGCGACGCCGAAACCGGCGTCATGGTGATGAAAATGGAGGAGGGCCTCGATACCGGCCCCATCGCGCTCGCGGACCGGATTTCCATCGGTGCCGATGCCACGGCGGGCGAAATCCACGATCACCTTTCGCTCATGGGCGCGCCGCTGATGCTGAACGCGCTAGACCGGCTCCCGCGAGGCGAACTCGCCTTCACGCCGCAACCCGAAGAGGGCGTGACCTACGCCGCCAAGATCTCGAAGGACGAGACGCGTATCGACTGGTCGCGTCCCGGCCCCGAGGTTCACGACAAGATCCGCGGGCTTTCGCCTTATCCCGGCGCATGGTTCGAGGCGCTGCTTGGCGGCAAGTGCGAGCGCGTGAAGGTGTTGCGGTCGGTTCTGGTGCCAGGCAAGGGCGATCCGGGGCAGCTTCTCGACGGACATTTGACGGTTGCGTGCGGCTCACAGGCCGTGCGTCTCACGAGAGTGCAGCGCGCGGGCAAGCGCGCGGTCGGCGGCGACGAGTTTCTGCGCGGCTTTCCCCTCGGCAGGGGCACGCAATTCGAGTGA
- a CDS encoding DUF1223 domain-containing protein: MGALAVTCASGGNTLAAPANEKTSVVELFSSQGCSLCPPAHRILQQLSRRPGIVVLSFPVNYWDYLGWKDTLARPEYGERQRNYAALLTKGEVFTPLAVVNGMRNCVGSDLAAIETAIRSTSTSLTSQSVPLSVHREDGNLHIEVGDSDAPPRHRSGKLWVATVLRSRSEKIGAGDNAGQMVTYTNVVRRLTDAGDWQGAPASYSLPLDALSKDGDMLVVFLQTGKLGPILAATLVDIDFNRN, translated from the coding sequence ATGGGCGCTCTAGCAGTGACATGCGCCTCAGGCGGCAATACGCTCGCCGCACCAGCGAACGAAAAGACCTCCGTCGTCGAGCTATTCTCAAGTCAAGGCTGCTCGCTCTGCCCCCCCGCGCACAGGATCTTGCAACAACTCTCGCGTCGGCCGGGCATTGTGGTGCTGAGTTTCCCGGTGAATTACTGGGACTATCTCGGGTGGAAGGACACGCTCGCCCGCCCGGAATATGGCGAGCGGCAGCGCAATTACGCCGCGTTGCTTACAAAGGGCGAGGTTTTTACGCCGCTAGCCGTTGTGAACGGTATGCGCAATTGCGTCGGCAGCGACCTCGCCGCGATCGAAACCGCGATCAGGTCGACGTCCACCTCGCTCACGAGCCAATCCGTGCCTCTCTCGGTCCACCGGGAAGACGGGAACCTTCACATCGAGGTCGGTGACAGCGACGCTCCGCCGCGCCATCGCAGCGGCAAGCTCTGGGTGGCGACCGTGCTTCGCTCTCGGTCGGAGAAAATCGGCGCGGGCGATAATGCCGGGCAAATGGTCACTTACACAAATGTGGTGCGCCGCCTGACGGATGCCGGGGACTGGCAGGGCGCGCCCGCGTCCTATTCGCTGCCGTTGGATGCGCTGTCGAAAGACGGCGACATGCTCGTCGTGTTCTTGCAGACGGGAAAGCTCGGTCCCATACTTGCCGCAACATTGGTGGACATAGACTTCAACAGAAACTGA
- a CDS encoding EVE domain-containing protein, translating to MAYWLFKTEPGTFSWDDQLKAGGKGEEWSGVRNALAQKNMRAMKKGDLGFFYHSVNEKRIVGVVRVLNEIHPDSTDPTGRWNCVDVEAVAPFPEPVTLAEIKGEPQLADMALVKYSRLSVQPVTAEEWDIVCRMGGYKPPR from the coding sequence ATGGCTTACTGGCTTTTCAAGACGGAACCCGGGACGTTTTCCTGGGACGATCAGCTCAAGGCCGGGGGCAAGGGCGAGGAATGGAGCGGCGTCCGCAACGCGCTCGCGCAGAAGAACATGCGGGCGATGAAAAAGGGCGATCTCGGCTTCTTCTATCACTCCGTCAACGAAAAGCGCATCGTCGGCGTGGTGCGCGTGCTGAACGAAATCCACCCGGATTCGACCGATCCGACCGGGCGATGGAATTGCGTGGATGTGGAGGCGGTCGCCCCTTTTCCCGAACCCGTCACGCTTGCCGAAATCAAGGGCGAGCCGCAGCTTGCCGACATGGCGCTGGTGAAATACTCGCGGCTTTCCGTTCAGCCCGTCACCGCCGAAGAGTGGGACATCGTCTGTCGCATGGGTGGCTACAAGCCCCCGCGCTGA
- a CDS encoding porin: MTGGIFNKTSAFALVAAAGLMMGGLSFATTSAKAADLGADDLEARVAELEATTVRKGNRKVSLELSGQVNRALVAWDDGKDSDAYVVDNEQSSTRFRMKGTGTISSDLKAGFLIELGVNDSNSANVTQANDDLATEDTTVKIRQANAFFESKTFGRVTLGQGSSATDDLGIINLSGSLSDASQYFNNVYTVRGGGNVTWGTIVNGSNFFDSSRGDFVRYDTPALYGFILSAAWGENDVWDIALRFQKEVSDFRVAAGVGYYYNGEHKDNTDPRAAVASTVKFDKVFGSASILHVPTGLFVNGAASSITKYNTSLGDVDSQAWFVQGGITKRFLDYGATTVYGEYGNYDDAGVGSEYVANSGDYITASDVTRFGFGATQAFDGAGLEVYAQYHHYEADVKVENAAVKLEDWDAVVTGMKLKF; this comes from the coding sequence ATGACTGGGGGAATCTTCAATAAGACTAGCGCTTTTGCGCTTGTCGCGGCTGCTGGCCTCATGATGGGCGGCCTCTCCTTCGCTACCACTTCTGCCAAGGCGGCTGACCTTGGTGCTGACGACCTCGAAGCGCGCGTCGCCGAGCTCGAAGCCACGACCGTCCGCAAGGGCAACCGCAAGGTTTCGCTGGAGCTTTCCGGCCAGGTCAACCGCGCTTTGGTTGCTTGGGATGACGGCAAAGACTCCGACGCTTACGTCGTCGACAACGAGCAGTCTTCCACGCGCTTCCGCATGAAGGGCACGGGCACGATCTCGTCCGACCTCAAGGCTGGCTTCCTTATCGAACTCGGCGTGAATGACTCCAACTCGGCGAACGTTACGCAGGCGAATGACGATCTGGCGACCGAAGACACAACGGTAAAGATCCGCCAGGCGAACGCGTTTTTCGAAAGCAAGACCTTCGGTCGTGTAACGCTCGGTCAAGGCTCGTCCGCGACGGACGACCTCGGCATCATCAATCTCAGCGGTAGCCTGAGCGACGCCTCGCAGTATTTCAATAACGTTTACACGGTACGCGGCGGCGGCAACGTCACTTGGGGTACGATCGTTAACGGCAGCAACTTCTTCGACTCGTCGCGCGGTGACTTCGTCCGCTACGACACGCCCGCCCTGTACGGCTTTATCCTGAGCGCGGCTTGGGGTGAAAACGACGTGTGGGACATCGCGCTGCGCTTCCAGAAGGAAGTCTCTGATTTCCGCGTCGCTGCTGGCGTCGGCTATTACTACAACGGCGAGCACAAGGACAACACTGATCCGCGTGCTGCTGTCGCTTCTACTGTTAAGTTCGACAAGGTGTTCGGTTCGGCCTCGATCTTGCATGTTCCGACCGGCCTCTTCGTGAACGGTGCTGCTTCTTCGATCACAAAGTACAACACCTCCCTCGGCGATGTTGACTCGCAGGCTTGGTTTGTCCAGGGCGGTATCACGAAGCGCTTCCTCGACTACGGCGCGACGACGGTCTACGGCGAATACGGCAACTATGACGACGCTGGCGTCGGCAGCGAGTATGTGGCAAATTCTGGCGATTACATCACGGCGTCGGACGTGACCCGCTTTGGCTTCGGCGCGACGCAGGCTTTCGATGGCGCTGGCCTCGAAGTGTACGCTCAGTATCACCACTACGAAGCTGACGTGAAAGTCGAGAATGCGGCTGTTAAGCTCGAAGACTGGGATGCGGTCGTCACCGGCATGAAGCTGAAGTTCTAA
- a CDS encoding YggT family protein: MHAFFGFIAMVISLFIWVIIISAIMSWLIAFDVVNRRNRVVYTIADGLYRLTEPLLRPIRNVLPNLGGLDLSPVVLILGLIFLRDVVIFGWIL; the protein is encoded by the coding sequence ATGCATGCATTTTTCGGTTTCATCGCGATGGTGATCTCGCTCTTCATCTGGGTGATCATCATCAGCGCCATCATGAGCTGGCTCATCGCCTTCGACGTGGTGAACCGCCGCAACCGCGTGGTCTACACCATCGCGGACGGCCTCTATCGCCTGACGGAGCCGCTGCTGCGTCCGATCCGCAACGTGTTGCCGAATCTCGGCGGCCTCGACCTTTCGCCCGTGGTGCTGATCCTCGGCCTGATCTTCCTGCGCGACGTGGTCATCTTCGGGTGGATCCTTTAA
- a CDS encoding DUF167 domain-containing protein, which translates to MDLPATAKPDGVLLHVRLTPKASSARVAGVEAFDGKPVLKAYVTTPPEDGKANAALVVLVASWLGVPKSSVSMAAGQKSRLKTVAVAGKADDLLAKIAICLDVAAKKEGERDG; encoded by the coding sequence ATGGATTTGCCCGCCACGGCGAAACCGGATGGCGTGTTGTTGCATGTGCGGCTGACTCCGAAGGCGAGTTCTGCGCGGGTTGCGGGCGTCGAGGCGTTCGACGGCAAGCCGGTGCTGAAGGCCTATGTCACGACGCCGCCGGAAGACGGCAAGGCGAACGCGGCGCTCGTGGTGCTCGTCGCGAGTTGGCTCGGCGTGCCGAAATCGTCCGTGTCCATGGCGGCGGGGCAGAAGTCGCGGCTGAAGACGGTCGCGGTCGCGGGCAAAGCCGATGACCTGCTTGCGAAAATCGCCATATGTCTCGACGTGGCAGCGAAGAAAGAAGGTGAGCGCGATGGTTGA
- the folD gene encoding bifunctional methylenetetrahydrofolate dehydrogenase/methenyltetrahydrofolate cyclohydrolase FolD, with protein MVEAKILDGVGRILDGVAMAAEIKAEAAKLAAAFAEKTGRAPGLAVVLVGENPASQVYVRSKLKLARELGFHSVEHRPAADIDRAGLLALIAQLNADPAVDGILVQLPLPPHLDADDAIAAISPEKDVDGFHVVNAGKLFAGLPGFVPCTPLGCLKLIKSVQPNLAGANAVVVGRSNIVGKPMAHLLLQENCTVTIAHSKTRDLPAVIAGADVLVAAVGRPSMIPGKWIKPGAIVVDVGINRVPALDGKSKLVGDVDFESAKHVAGAITPVPGGVGPMTVAYLMVNTCRAAYLRAGLDWGGV; from the coding sequence ATGGTTGAAGCGAAGATACTGGACGGCGTCGGAAGGATACTGGACGGCGTCGCCATGGCGGCGGAGATCAAGGCCGAAGCGGCGAAGCTCGCGGCGGCGTTCGCGGAGAAGACCGGGCGCGCGCCGGGGCTTGCCGTGGTGCTCGTCGGCGAGAACCCGGCGAGCCAGGTTTACGTGCGCTCGAAGCTGAAGCTCGCGCGCGAACTCGGCTTTCATTCCGTGGAGCATCGCCCCGCCGCCGACATCGACCGCGCGGGCCTGCTTGCTCTCATCGCGCAGTTGAACGCCGATCCTGCGGTGGACGGCATCCTCGTGCAGCTTCCCCTGCCGCCGCATCTCGATGCGGACGACGCCATTGCGGCCATCTCGCCCGAGAAAGACGTCGACGGTTTTCATGTGGTGAACGCGGGCAAGCTGTTCGCGGGGCTGCCGGGCTTCGTGCCGTGTACGCCGCTCGGCTGCCTCAAGCTCATCAAGAGCGTGCAGCCGAACCTCGCGGGCGCGAATGCGGTCGTGGTCGGTCGCTCGAACATCGTCGGCAAGCCGATGGCGCATTTGCTGTTGCAGGAGAACTGCACTGTGACCATCGCGCACTCGAAGACGCGCGACCTGCCAGCCGTCATCGCTGGCGCGGATGTGCTCGTCGCCGCCGTGGGCCGCCCAAGCATGATTCCCGGCAAGTGGATCAAGCCGGGCGCGATCGTGGTGGATGTCGGCATCAACCGCGTTCCGGCGCTCGACGGCAAGTCGAAGCTCGTCGGCGATGTCGATTTCGAGAGCGCGAAGCATGTGGCGGGCGCGATCACGCCGGTGCCGGGCGGCGTCGGGCCGATGACGGTGGCCTATCTCATGGTCAACACATGCCGGGCGGCGTATCTGCGCGCGGGGTTGGACTGGGGTGGCGTGTAG
- a CDS encoding glutamine amidotransferase produces MSELLSFTGSPASAQRSKEPILVVMHRRESQPGAVGQVLRAHGHALDIRRPRFGDPLPASLDGYAGAIVFGGPMSANDPDDYIRREIDWIGVPLSEGKPFLGICLGAQMLAKQLGAEVRPHPAGHLEAGWEPIHPHDQTLGPWPSHVYHWHFEGFSLCRDSVRLAAGDVFENQAFRHGRNAFGLQFHPEITLAMIHGWTVRGAAKLAHPGAQKAHRHVESHAMHGARLRAWTTHFMDAWLKSADRRDAVPEDLQRAA; encoded by the coding sequence ATGTCTGAACTGCTTTCGTTTACCGGCTCGCCAGCTTCGGCTCAGCGTTCCAAAGAGCCCATTCTCGTGGTCATGCATCGCCGCGAGTCCCAGCCGGGAGCCGTTGGTCAGGTGCTCCGAGCGCACGGACACGCTCTCGACATCAGGCGGCCGCGCTTCGGCGATCCCCTCCCGGCATCTCTCGATGGCTATGCTGGCGCGATCGTGTTCGGCGGCCCGATGAGCGCCAACGACCCCGACGACTATATCCGCCGCGAAATCGACTGGATCGGCGTGCCGCTTTCCGAGGGCAAACCGTTCCTCGGCATATGCCTCGGCGCGCAGATGCTGGCGAAACAGCTCGGCGCGGAGGTTAGGCCGCATCCGGCGGGCCACTTGGAAGCGGGCTGGGAGCCGATCCATCCGCATGACCAGACTTTGGGGCCATGGCCGAGCCACGTCTATCACTGGCATTTCGAGGGCTTTTCGCTCTGCCGGGACTCGGTGCGGTTGGCGGCGGGCGATGTCTTTGAAAATCAGGCGTTCCGCCACGGTCGCAACGCTTTCGGCCTGCAATTTCATCCCGAGATCACGCTTGCGATGATCCATGGTTGGACGGTGCGCGGCGCCGCCAAGCTCGCGCATCCCGGCGCGCAAAAGGCCCATCGCCACGTTGAATCGCACGCCATGCATGGGGCGCGGCTCCGCGCGTGGACAACGCATTTCATGGATGCGTGGCTGAAAAGCGCCGACCGGCGGGACGCCGTGCCCGAAGACCTTCAACGCGCCGCCTGA
- a CDS encoding NUDIX hydrolase — protein MSSFYPRAGVSIAVFRGSAVLLVRRGKAPYAGMWSLPGGAVLLGETAREAAGRELFEETGFLASALTLGDVADALARDDEGAVAVHYMIAVFAAEDVTGVLAAGGDAAEARFFTDEQRVRLVCTPGLETAIGNAKAALSKGSS, from the coding sequence ATGTCTTCGTTCTATCCTCGCGCAGGGGTTTCGATAGCGGTTTTTCGCGGGTCGGCCGTGCTTCTCGTGCGCCGCGGCAAAGCGCCTTATGCGGGGATGTGGTCGCTGCCGGGTGGCGCGGTTCTTCTGGGCGAAACCGCGCGCGAGGCGGCAGGTCGTGAACTCTTCGAGGAAACCGGGTTCCTTGCCTCGGCTCTAACTTTGGGCGATGTTGCCGACGCGTTGGCGCGAGACGACGAGGGCGCGGTGGCCGTACATTATATGATTGCCGTTTTCGCGGCGGAAGACGTGACGGGTGTGCTTGCGGCGGGCGGCGATGCGGCCGAGGCGCGTTTTTTCACGGACGAGCAGCGCGTCCGCTTGGTCTGCACGCCGGGGCTTGAGACTGCGATCGGGAACGCGAAGGCGGCGCTCTCTAAAGGCTCATCATGA
- a CDS encoding TIGR02301 family protein, with translation MIDMTGKCLRVALAAALACTGFAAMQPAQAQFFERLLQPQQPPPQQQRRAPQRQQPASPPPQLQQEVAPQGKLGSDDRPYDAQLFRLAEILGTLHYLRELCGGNEGQVWREHMRELVSSEGTSALRRAKLVEAFNRGYRDYSRTYRTCTQPALVAIQRFMDQATTITDGLVTNDK, from the coding sequence ATGATCGACATGACAGGGAAATGTCTGCGAGTTGCATTGGCTGCGGCTCTGGCCTGCACGGGGTTTGCGGCGATGCAGCCCGCGCAGGCGCAGTTCTTCGAAAGACTGTTGCAGCCGCAGCAGCCTCCGCCGCAACAACAGCGCCGCGCGCCCCAGCGGCAGCAGCCCGCCTCGCCTCCGCCGCAGCTTCAGCAGGAGGTCGCGCCGCAGGGCAAACTGGGCTCCGACGACCGCCCCTACGACGCACAGCTATTCCGCCTCGCAGAAATTCTGGGCACGCTGCATTATTTGCGTGAGCTTTGCGGAGGCAATGAAGGTCAGGTCTGGCGCGAGCATATGCGCGAGCTGGTCAGTTCGGAGGGGACGAGCGCGCTGAGGCGGGCGAAGCTCGTCGAAGCCTTCAATCGCGGCTATCGCGACTACTCTCGCACCTATCGCACCTGCACCCAACCCGCGCTTGTCGCGATCCAGCGCTTCATGGATCAGGCGACGACCATCACCGACGGGCTTGTCACGAACGACAAATAG
- a CDS encoding HlyD family secretion protein: MSNRTLHGPRATSSAPAAEPVQLKASGVKWSRLLKFLLQVALIAGAATAIGLYVTGASLFLHANGIVTRERIRVASPFEARITDVYVHPGDAIVKGQQVARVESGWMLRTMTDIAAERARISTRVAQLEARRSFIAATLPVAETSAKQAKQFMDELDKARAKGLAVWRSTQEISAAWLIAQDKAAGLRAERESLETELAVNRSALLDATKAHDDLKHAYNDGVLFAASTGIVGPTVGVAGQVLTGQNSVADIYVGSSFVLAYLPDSYLMDLDEGDHVCVRAYNRTFNAKIESILPVTEAMPAEFQIPVKVRDRGQLVKVELIDPTTFAIGQKIDVTGSVTGDCKVGVGTIATQTIARLKGLMQTAAAKAM, encoded by the coding sequence GTGAGCAACAGAACCTTGCACGGCCCCCGGGCGACCTCGTCCGCCCCCGCCGCTGAGCCCGTCCAGCTCAAGGCAAGCGGCGTGAAGTGGTCGCGCCTGCTCAAGTTTCTCTTGCAGGTCGCCTTGATTGCGGGCGCGGCTACGGCCATCGGTCTTTACGTTACCGGCGCAAGCCTGTTCCTGCACGCAAACGGCATCGTGACGCGGGAGCGCATCCGCGTGGCCTCGCCCTTCGAGGCGCGCATCACCGACGTCTACGTCCATCCCGGCGACGCGATCGTCAAGGGGCAGCAGGTCGCCCGCGTCGAGTCCGGCTGGATGCTTCGGACCATGACCGACATCGCCGCCGAGCGCGCGCGCATCTCCACGCGCGTCGCACAGCTCGAAGCGCGCCGCTCTTTCATCGCAGCGACGCTTCCTGTCGCCGAGACGAGTGCAAAACAGGCGAAGCAATTCATGGACGAACTCGACAAGGCGCGAGCGAAGGGCCTCGCCGTCTGGCGGTCCACGCAGGAAATCTCGGCCGCATGGCTCATCGCGCAGGACAAGGCGGCGGGCCTTCGCGCCGAACGCGAATCTCTCGAAACCGAACTCGCGGTGAACAGGTCCGCACTCCTCGACGCCACCAAGGCGCACGACGACCTGAAGCACGCCTATAATGACGGCGTGCTCTTCGCCGCATCGACGGGCATCGTCGGGCCGACGGTCGGCGTTGCCGGACAAGTTCTCACCGGCCAGAACTCGGTCGCGGACATCTATGTCGGGAGCAGTTTCGTGCTGGCCTACCTTCCCGACAGCTATCTGATGGATCTCGACGAAGGCGACCATGTGTGCGTGCGCGCCTATAACCGCACGTTCAACGCGAAGATCGAGAGCATCCTGCCGGTTACGGAGGCGATGCCTGCGGAGTTTCAGATCCCTGTCAAGGTGCGCGACCGTGGACAACTTGTGAAGGTCGAGCTTATCGACCCGACGACCTTCGCCATCGGCCAGAAGATCGATGTGACGGGCTCGGTCACGGGAGATTGCAAGGTCGGCGTCGGAACGATAGCGACGCAGACGATCGCGCGCCTGAAGGGGCTGATGCAGACCGCGGCTGCGAAGGCGATGTAG
- the wecB gene encoding non-hydrolyzing UDP-N-acetylglucosamine 2-epimerase, whose product MRILLAFGTRPEIIKLAPVYRALRGRQIDVDVLWTGQHTDLAAGLIDFFGIDIAFNHSGIVAEAGLAAKVGIMTKRIESVIRASHYDWIVVQGDTGTALAAAQSGFLNAVPVAHVEAGLRTGDMHSPWPEEFNRRVISLCTALHFAPTPGARANLLAEDIRAEAVRVVGNTVVDALQFARAKVAKGYTPINPALASLPDNRKIVLATLHRRENIGDHMDEVLRALRDLAHDGDKLIVLPVHLNPEVRASVLALLGDTANVVLTGPLQYPDFVHLLTRAWLVVSDSGGIQEEAPAFGLPVLITRDTTERPEVVEAGFGQLVGWNYDAIVSGVRALTAGDAPQRIDAPNPFGDGNSAGKIAAALTDNRAAQSTIRAAQVELRAS is encoded by the coding sequence ATGCGTATCCTCCTGGCTTTCGGGACACGTCCCGAAATTATCAAACTCGCGCCCGTTTACCGCGCCTTGCGGGGCCGCCAGATCGACGTCGACGTTCTGTGGACGGGTCAGCACACCGATCTCGCTGCGGGCCTGATCGACTTCTTCGGCATCGACATCGCCTTCAATCACAGCGGGATTGTCGCCGAGGCAGGTCTCGCGGCGAAGGTCGGCATCATGACGAAGCGCATCGAGAGCGTGATCCGCGCCAGTCATTACGACTGGATCGTTGTGCAAGGCGACACCGGCACCGCGCTCGCGGCGGCGCAGAGTGGCTTCCTCAACGCCGTGCCGGTCGCGCATGTCGAAGCCGGGCTTCGCACGGGCGATATGCATTCGCCTTGGCCTGAGGAGTTCAACCGGCGTGTCATCAGCCTCTGTACCGCTCTTCACTTCGCGCCGACGCCGGGTGCCCGGGCGAACCTGCTCGCCGAAGATATCCGCGCGGAAGCCGTGCGCGTGGTGGGAAACACCGTGGTCGATGCCCTTCAATTCGCGCGGGCCAAAGTGGCAAAGGGCTATACCCCCATCAATCCCGCGCTCGCCTCGCTGCCCGATAACAGAAAGATCGTGCTCGCAACGCTCCATCGCCGCGAAAACATCGGCGATCATATGGACGAGGTGCTGCGCGCGCTTCGCGATCTCGCGCATGACGGCGACAAGCTCATCGTGCTGCCCGTGCACCTGAACCCGGAAGTGAGGGCCAGCGTTCTCGCCCTTCTCGGCGACACGGCGAATGTCGTGCTCACCGGCCCGCTGCAATACCCGGACTTCGTGCATCTCCTGACGCGCGCATGGTTGGTGGTGAGCGACTCCGGCGGCATTCAGGAGGAAGCGCCCGCGTTCGGTCTTCCCGTGCTCATCACGCGCGACACGACGGAGCGGCCGGAAGTGGTGGAAGCGGGCTTCGGCCAACTCGTCGGCTGGAATTATGACGCCATCGTTTCGGGCGTCCGCGCGCTGACGGCGGGCGACGCTCCTCAGCGGATCGACGCGCCGAACCCGTTCGGCGACGGCAACAGCGCCGGCAAGATCGCCGCCGCGCTTACGGACAACCGGGCCGCTCAATCGACCATCCGCGCGGCACAGGTCGAGCTTCGCGCATCATGA
- a CDS encoding glycosyl transferase family protein, whose product MDALILTLMLFISILINVSSFDDAFVDLLSVGIIRGNFGPPEDPSPEKPTSSAIPDIGVFVANWQEEDVLGRMVEGNLARIPISSVKLYLGVYPNDTGTLAVAEAMAAQYPDRVRVIVNSMEGPTSKGQMLNEMFRQVYARPGAPEMAVLHDSEDIIDPRTFGVYTAYAREGYDFIQVPVFSLNSIKRSKVAATYMDEFAERHTREMVVRHAVGAMIPSAGVGTCMTRRLLEHFVRERGFVLANGCVTEDYILGVEAKRAGFRSAFAAVSADELRGLDFVATREYFPKSFSASVKQKTRWVYGINFEATHKLGWGGDFWDKYFFMRDRKGAITNFLPPISLVFWVLLAFEVVDIEQMPLDLVPIFQVSIFLNMLALGLRYLMRVICCRDVYGINDFIGVAVRWPVSLTVNMLAVWRAWKTYVGESEYATKPIVWSKTEHELPDDLMSARR is encoded by the coding sequence ATGGACGCTCTCATTCTAACGCTGATGCTATTTATCAGCATTTTAATCAACGTCTCTTCTTTTGATGATGCTTTTGTTGACCTTCTTTCCGTTGGAATAATTCGCGGTAATTTCGGCCCACCAGAAGATCCGTCCCCGGAAAAGCCGACCTCGTCCGCAATCCCCGATATCGGCGTCTTCGTCGCCAACTGGCAGGAGGAAGACGTGCTCGGTCGGATGGTGGAGGGGAACCTCGCCCGCATCCCGATTTCGTCCGTAAAGCTGTATCTCGGCGTCTACCCGAACGATACCGGCACGCTCGCCGTTGCCGAGGCCATGGCGGCCCAATATCCGGACCGCGTGCGGGTCATCGTGAACTCCATGGAGGGGCCGACCTCCAAGGGCCAGATGCTGAACGAGATGTTCCGTCAGGTCTATGCGCGCCCCGGAGCGCCGGAGATGGCCGTCCTGCACGACAGCGAAGACATCATCGATCCCCGCACGTTCGGCGTTTATACGGCCTACGCACGGGAAGGCTACGACTTCATTCAGGTGCCGGTCTTCTCGCTGAACTCCATCAAGCGCTCGAAGGTCGCCGCCACCTACATGGACGAGTTCGCCGAACGCCACACGCGCGAGATGGTGGTGCGGCATGCGGTCGGCGCGATGATCCCGTCGGCGGGCGTCGGCACCTGCATGACACGGCGGCTCCTTGAGCATTTCGTGAGAGAGCGCGGCTTCGTTCTCGCGAATGGCTGCGTCACCGAAGACTATATCCTCGGCGTGGAAGCGAAACGCGCGGGCTTCCGCTCGGCCTTCGCTGCTGTGTCGGCGGATGAATTGCGCGGGCTCGATTTCGTCGCCACGCGCGAATATTTTCCGAAGTCGTTCTCCGCGTCGGTGAAGCAGAAGACGCGCTGGGTTTACGGCATCAATTTCGAGGCGACGCACAAGCTCGGCTGGGGCGGCGACTTCTGGGACAAATACTTCTTCATGCGCGATCGCAAAGGCGCGATCACGAACTTCCTGCCGCCGATCTCTCTCGTCTTCTGGGTTTTGCTTGCCTTCGAAGTCGTCGATATCGAGCAGATGCCGCTGGACCTCGTGCCGATATTTCAGGTGTCGATCTTCCTCAACATGCTCGCGCTGGGACTTCGCTACCTGATGCGCGTCATCTGCTGCCGCGACGTCTACGGCATCAACGATTTCATCGGCGTGGCGGTGCGCTGGCCGGTGTCGCTCACCGTCAACATGCTGGCGGTCTGGCGCGCATGGAAAACCTACGTCGGCGAAAGCGAATACGCCACCAAACCCATCGTCTGGTCGAAGACCGAGCACGAACTCCCCGACGATCTCATGTCGGCGCGCCGATAA